The proteins below come from a single Prolixibacter sp. NT017 genomic window:
- a CDS encoding serine hydrolase, translated as MALTKRQRGRIFFSLSLIIIGLVIAFVMPRFSRRILMYRTPGYDDYKLFDNQKIDTGSVEPWSVLPKKSQIPLSEKQKLYLAAGHTFSFVVVHQNQIAEEYYSQDAGAKFRPNSFNLTQGILSLLVGSAIQDGYIKSVDQHVSDFYPEFYEKMNQGITIRNLLEMTSGLQPAQNMIKRWPFSLQAYYAKDLNKRILRMKSLEPPGETWHFTSANAQLLAMVIERASGMKISDYLEKKLWIPLGCAEPALWSVDDAGNVKAFCCFFATAKDLARIGQLILNEGYWDGRQIVSRDYLRNMITPVEGLRNAAGKEVNSWGWYWWITNYRGRQVIFSRGQMGQYLIIVPKENMIVVRQGELGSPDFTRINIPELYQLLDIAFQTSGVVL; from the coding sequence TTGGCACTAACTAAACGACAACGGGGACGCATATTTTTCTCATTAAGCCTGATAATTATCGGATTAGTGATTGCGTTTGTCATGCCTCGTTTCAGCAGACGAATTCTGATGTACCGCACACCGGGGTACGACGATTACAAACTTTTCGATAACCAGAAAATTGACACCGGTAGTGTTGAGCCATGGTCTGTGCTTCCAAAGAAAAGCCAGATTCCGCTTAGCGAAAAACAGAAACTCTACCTTGCAGCGGGCCACACTTTTAGCTTTGTAGTTGTTCACCAAAACCAGATAGCTGAAGAATACTACTCGCAGGACGCGGGTGCTAAATTCCGGCCCAACTCATTTAATCTTACGCAGGGAATTCTTTCCTTACTGGTCGGAAGCGCCATTCAGGATGGCTACATTAAAAGCGTCGACCAGCATGTCAGTGATTTTTATCCGGAGTTCTATGAGAAGATGAACCAGGGCATTACTATCCGGAACCTTCTGGAAATGACATCCGGACTACAACCTGCGCAAAATATGATCAAACGCTGGCCCTTTTCCCTTCAGGCTTATTATGCCAAAGACCTGAACAAACGAATCCTGAGAATGAAATCATTGGAGCCGCCGGGCGAAACCTGGCATTTTACCAGTGCCAACGCGCAATTGCTGGCCATGGTCATCGAAAGGGCCTCAGGTATGAAAATATCAGACTACCTTGAAAAGAAACTCTGGATTCCCCTGGGATGTGCTGAGCCGGCTCTTTGGTCGGTTGATGACGCCGGAAATGTGAAAGCATTTTGTTGCTTCTTTGCTACCGCGAAAGATTTAGCGCGTATTGGTCAGCTTATTCTGAACGAAGGCTACTGGGATGGCAGACAAATTGTATCGCGGGATTACCTCAGAAACATGATTACTCCGGTAGAAGGATTGCGCAATGCCGCCGGCAAAGAGGTTAACAGCTGGGGCTGGTACTGGTGGATTACTAATTACCGTGGGCGGCAGGTTATTTTCAGCCGTGGTCAAATGGGACAATACCTGATTATCGTTCCAAAAGAAAACATGATCGTTGTGCGTCAGGGCGAACTAGGCTCGCCCGATTTCACGCGCATCAATATTCCCGAACTATACCAGTTGCTTGACATTGCATTTCAAACGTCCGGCGTGGTTCTCTGA
- a CDS encoding MlaD family protein encodes MKISKTTKIGILTVGSLAILIWGVNFLKGRDLFKSEKIYYARYHNVGGLEASSDVRLNGFKVGYVSDIYFKEDRSGDLMVKLAINKNFEIPKGTVAEIVSTDLLGSRSVKLTMGKSQQYYQPYDTLRTSVEADLKQQVSEELAPIKAKAENLLASLDSAITVVTYVFNDKTRDNLRESFAHINNTILNLEQTSRNLNLLVAAQKENMASTITNLKTISETLNNNTDNINNIMKNLSNVSDTLSALQLQASLSKFDDMLTNLDEIMTKVNNQDGSLGLLVNDPMLYNNLNRITQNLNRLLIDLRQNPKRFIHFSAFDLGKEIYLTPKHTSQPNENVKFRVLLVSSTSAIPMESALFKPFNDVEEVKSGKYFNYFIGNTSSIEQIRTILNKAQNVFPDASIVAFKNGKKIRLERALKKVNK; translated from the coding sequence ATGAAAATTAGTAAGACCACAAAAATCGGTATACTCACTGTGGGTAGCCTCGCGATACTTATCTGGGGAGTCAACTTCCTGAAAGGACGTGACCTGTTCAAATCAGAGAAAATATATTACGCCCGGTATCATAACGTTGGCGGCCTCGAAGCCTCATCGGATGTAAGGCTGAACGGCTTCAAAGTAGGTTACGTCAGCGACATCTATTTTAAGGAAGATCGCTCCGGTGATCTCATGGTCAAACTGGCCATCAACAAGAACTTCGAAATCCCTAAAGGAACCGTAGCTGAAATTGTCAGCACAGACCTTCTGGGCTCACGTTCCGTAAAGTTGACGATGGGAAAAAGTCAGCAGTATTACCAACCATACGATACACTTCGTACTTCCGTGGAGGCTGACCTGAAGCAACAGGTAAGTGAGGAGTTAGCCCCGATTAAAGCAAAAGCTGAAAACTTGCTAGCCTCGCTCGATTCAGCGATTACTGTAGTTACCTATGTATTTAATGACAAAACCCGGGACAATCTGCGGGAAAGCTTCGCCCACATCAACAATACCATTCTTAATCTCGAACAAACATCCAGGAACCTGAACTTGCTGGTTGCCGCCCAGAAAGAAAACATGGCCTCGACCATCACCAATTTGAAAACGATAAGTGAGACGTTGAACAACAACACCGACAACATTAACAATATCATGAAAAATCTGTCGAACGTAAGCGACACACTATCAGCACTGCAGCTGCAAGCCTCGTTGAGCAAGTTCGACGATATGCTCACCAACCTGGATGAGATTATGACCAAAGTGAATAACCAGGATGGAAGCCTGGGATTACTGGTAAATGACCCGATGCTGTATAACAATCTTAACCGGATAACTCAAAACCTGAACCGGTTGTTGATCGATTTACGTCAAAACCCGAAACGTTTTATCCACTTCTCAGCGTTCGATCTGGGCAAAGAAATTTACCTTACCCCGAAGCATACTTCGCAACCTAATGAGAATGTGAAATTTAGGGTTCTATTGGTAAGCAGCACTTCAGCAATACCTATGGAATCAGCTCTATTTAAGCCATTTAATGATGTTGAAGAGGTCAAATCAGGTAAGTACTTTAACTATTTTATCGGGAATACCTCATCGATTGAGCAAATTAGAACCATTTTAAATAAGGCACAAAATGTCTTTCCCGACGCCTCGATCGTGGCATTCAAAAATGGGAAAAAAATCAGATTAGAAAGAGCGTTAAAAAAGGTTAACAAATAA
- a CDS encoding putative LPS assembly protein LptD yields the protein MGKNHRLYLFFVILLFNSLMAYAQEPVERKTPQLRSGNVNPRLQPVTNVSSVPDSLSQNQQQDQQSSQQVQSIDAEITYTASDSLDFSITGKKVFMYGDAQVNYKDIQLKAAYIELNLDSSEVYAVGMPDSTGTIQGKPNFKQGSEEFQADKIRYNFKTKKGIVFGVTTEQQGGYVQAERTKLVNDSTYCLKNGKYTTCDAEHPHFYLEMTKAKVISNKKIITGPAYLVVEDLPLYFAIIPFGFFPNSPKYSSGFLMPSYGEEKNRGFFLRDFGYYWAASDYFDVALRGDIYSKGSRGIKFHTNYKLRYKFSGSFDLKYYKNVFGDKGLPGYKTQNDFAITWSHRMDPKASPNQTFSASVNFSTSSYDQNNSYSTQNYLTNTKQSSISYTKRWENSPFSMSANLRHSQNSRDTTISLTLPQMTINMNRIYPFKSKNRAGREKWYEKIGVSYTADIQNRTNMKEYDLLNSSFITDWENGIKQNIPISTSFKALKFFTVSPSFNYTERWYTKQIRKDYNYDTNRLQVTDTIYGFTRDYDYSFSVGASTKLYGTYVPKNPNSKIKGIRHVMTPSISFSMRPDFSDPRYGMYGTVAVYDSLGRPELIRYPYHDGALYGTAGSGRSGSIGFSLNNTLEMKKLKSEKDTTSKDAYKKIKLLDQLSLSGSYNLAADSLNLSNISLRGRTKVAGTNINFGAIFDPYAMVDGRRINTFEVNQTGKLARLTSANLSFGLSFKSKKNDDKNGKTPGEEAVDDGQGKILPGEYPEYADFNLPWDVRLDYSFRYSKTRPDINANITSTVDFSGNVNLTKKWKIGFSSGYDIGNNQVTFTQFNVFRDLHCWQMSLNLIPFGYRRSYSFTIRASSALLKDLKLNKRQSFYDNN from the coding sequence TTGGGTAAAAATCATCGATTATATCTTTTCTTTGTCATCCTGTTGTTTAATTCGTTGATGGCTTATGCTCAGGAACCGGTTGAACGGAAAACACCTCAGTTGCGCTCGGGTAATGTGAATCCCCGGCTGCAGCCCGTAACCAATGTTTCTTCGGTTCCTGATTCGCTGAGTCAGAATCAACAGCAAGATCAGCAATCTTCACAGCAAGTACAATCCATTGACGCAGAAATCACCTATACAGCATCCGATTCGCTGGATTTTTCCATCACCGGGAAAAAGGTGTTCATGTATGGTGATGCCCAGGTCAATTATAAAGATATTCAATTAAAGGCGGCTTACATCGAATTGAACCTCGATAGCAGCGAAGTGTATGCAGTCGGTATGCCCGACTCAACGGGAACCATTCAGGGAAAACCCAACTTCAAGCAAGGTTCCGAAGAGTTTCAGGCAGATAAGATTAGGTACAACTTCAAAACAAAAAAGGGAATTGTATTTGGTGTGACCACCGAACAGCAGGGAGGTTATGTACAGGCCGAAAGAACCAAACTGGTTAACGATTCGACTTACTGTTTGAAAAATGGTAAATACACGACCTGTGATGCCGAACATCCGCACTTTTACCTGGAAATGACAAAAGCCAAGGTAATTTCCAATAAAAAGATCATCACTGGTCCGGCTTATCTGGTGGTGGAGGATTTGCCACTTTATTTTGCCATTATTCCGTTTGGATTCTTTCCGAATTCGCCGAAATATTCTTCCGGTTTTCTGATGCCCTCATACGGTGAAGAGAAGAACCGTGGTTTCTTCCTGCGCGATTTCGGTTACTACTGGGCGGCCAGCGACTATTTCGATGTGGCGCTTCGAGGCGATATTTATTCGAAAGGCTCCCGGGGAATAAAATTTCATACCAATTACAAGCTTCGATACAAGTTCAGCGGAAGCTTTGACCTGAAATATTACAAGAACGTTTTTGGTGACAAAGGTCTTCCCGGGTACAAAACGCAGAATGATTTTGCCATTACGTGGAGCCACCGGATGGACCCCAAGGCCAGTCCAAACCAGACGTTCAGTGCCAGTGTGAACTTCTCTACCAGTTCGTATGACCAAAACAACTCGTATTCAACACAGAATTACCTGACAAACACCAAACAGTCGAGTATTTCATATACCAAGCGGTGGGAAAATTCGCCGTTTTCCATGTCGGCTAACCTGCGACATTCGCAGAACAGTCGTGATACGACCATTAGCCTGACGCTGCCGCAGATGACGATCAATATGAATCGTATATATCCGTTCAAGTCGAAGAACCGTGCAGGGAGGGAAAAGTGGTACGAGAAGATTGGTGTGAGTTATACGGCCGATATTCAGAACCGGACCAACATGAAGGAATACGACCTGCTGAATTCCTCTTTTATTACCGACTGGGAAAACGGAATTAAGCAGAATATCCCGATTAGCACTTCATTCAAGGCATTGAAATTCTTTACCGTTAGTCCGTCGTTTAACTATACCGAGCGGTGGTACACCAAACAAATACGGAAAGATTATAATTACGATACCAATAGATTACAGGTTACCGATACCATATACGGCTTTACACGCGATTACGATTATTCGTTCAGCGTGGGAGCGTCTACCAAGTTGTATGGTACGTATGTTCCGAAAAATCCGAACAGCAAAATCAAGGGTATCCGGCACGTGATGACGCCCAGTATCAGCTTCAGTATGCGCCCCGATTTCAGTGATCCTCGCTATGGCATGTACGGAACTGTGGCTGTTTATGACTCCCTTGGAAGACCTGAATTAATCAGGTATCCGTATCACGATGGTGCCCTTTACGGTACGGCGGGAAGCGGACGTTCCGGTTCCATCGGCTTTAGCCTGAACAATACGCTGGAAATGAAAAAGCTGAAGTCGGAGAAAGATACCACCAGCAAGGATGCTTACAAAAAAATCAAGCTTCTCGACCAGCTTTCGCTGAGTGGCTCGTATAATCTGGCAGCCGATTCATTGAATTTATCGAACATCAGTTTGCGAGGCCGGACCAAAGTGGCGGGAACCAACATCAACTTTGGGGCTATTTTCGATCCGTATGCCATGGTCGACGGGCGACGTATCAATACCTTCGAAGTGAACCAGACGGGTAAGTTAGCTCGTCTGACATCGGCAAACCTTTCATTTGGCCTTTCTTTTAAGTCGAAGAAAAACGATGATAAGAACGGGAAAACCCCGGGCGAGGAAGCGGTGGATGATGGACAGGGAAAAATTCTGCCCGGGGAATACCCAGAGTATGCAGACTTCAATTTGCCGTGGGATGTTCGCCTCGATTACAGCTTCCGGTACAGTAAAACCAGGCCCGACATAAATGCTAATATTACTTCCACGGTCGATTTTTCGGGTAACGTGAACCTGACGAAAAAGTGGAAAATCGGCTTTTCATCGGGCTACGATATTGGCAACAACCAGGTGACGTTTACGCAATTTAATGTGTTCCGCGACCTGCACTGCTGGCAGATGTCTCTCAACCTGATTCCGTTCGGATACCGCCGAAGTTACAGTTTCACCATCAGGGCCAGTTCGGCGCTGCTGAAGGATTTGAAACTGAACAAACGTCAAAGTTTCTACGATAATAATTAG
- a CDS encoding N-acetylmuramoyl-L-alanine amidase translates to MYIINSLYLNKIKDLKKIVLLLMGMAALFTEPAFSQPGNDPNYKLKTVVLDAGHGGRDPGAMVGKKMEKDIALGIILKLGHYIEKYMPDVKVVYTRDGDFFVPLYKRAEIANKIKADLFISVHANICGTPSIHGTETYALGLHRTEDNLEVAKKENSVILLEKDHTTRYEGFDPNSSESYIMFELVQNEFLDQSLMFASDVEDQFRTRAGRRDRGVRQAGFLVLRETSMPSVLIETGYMSNKKELNYLESDNGRAIIASAIFRAFRKYKETIEARSKYHTQLVENKKEEVKPAIDSLAVSKRDTVDLYKGVVFAIQIAASKRELKLEPENFKGVKYLYRIKTDDIYKYLTSASTNEDDVQNQLQEIQKKYPDAYVVAYENGHPVSMQKARRKVAAEASK, encoded by the coding sequence ATGTACATTATAAATTCCCTCTACCTCAATAAAATAAAAGATCTGAAAAAGATCGTCCTTCTCTTAATGGGAATGGCCGCTCTGTTCACGGAGCCCGCTTTTTCCCAGCCGGGAAACGATCCAAACTACAAACTGAAAACAGTTGTTTTGGACGCAGGTCACGGCGGTCGCGACCCCGGAGCCATGGTCGGAAAAAAGATGGAGAAGGATATAGCTCTCGGTATTATTTTAAAATTAGGTCATTATATCGAGAAATACATGCCGGACGTTAAAGTCGTGTATACCCGCGACGGCGATTTTTTTGTTCCATTGTACAAACGTGCTGAAATCGCCAACAAAATAAAGGCCGACCTATTTATCTCCGTTCACGCGAATATTTGTGGTACGCCGTCTATTCATGGTACCGAAACCTATGCGCTGGGATTGCACCGAACAGAAGACAACCTCGAAGTTGCCAAGAAAGAGAACAGCGTAATTTTGCTCGAGAAGGATCACACCACACGGTACGAAGGTTTTGATCCCAACTCCTCGGAATCATATATTATGTTTGAATTGGTTCAGAATGAATTCCTGGACCAGAGCCTGATGTTCGCTTCCGATGTGGAAGACCAGTTCAGAACCAGGGCTGGAAGACGTGACCGCGGCGTTCGCCAGGCGGGTTTCCTTGTACTCCGCGAAACATCAATGCCCAGCGTATTGATTGAAACCGGCTACATGAGCAACAAAAAAGAGCTGAACTACCTCGAAAGCGATAACGGAAGAGCCATTATTGCATCGGCCATATTCCGGGCATTCCGAAAATACAAGGAAACCATCGAGGCACGCAGCAAGTATCACACACAGCTTGTTGAAAACAAAAAGGAGGAAGTCAAGCCCGCCATCGACTCGTTGGCTGTTTCCAAACGGGACACTGTTGACCTGTATAAAGGAGTCGTATTTGCCATCCAAATCGCCGCTTCCAAACGAGAACTGAAACTCGAACCGGAGAATTTTAAAGGGGTCAAATATCTGTATCGAATCAAGACAGACGATATTTATAAGTACCTCACCAGTGCATCGACCAACGAAGATGATGTGCAGAATCAACTGCAAGAGATTCAGAAAAAGTACCCGGATGCTTACGTGGTAGCATACGAAAACGGACATCCGGTTTCCATGCAAAAGGCGCGAAGAAAAGTCGCTGCAGAAGCATCAAAGTAA
- a CDS encoding HD domain-containing protein produces MEPLKIIDRYYRKNTQAYQILVTHSHLVTEKALWIAQRHPELNPDSDFIAEAGMLHDIGIIKTHAPDLGCHGELPYLCHGYLGREILETEGLNDHALVCERHTGVGITAEEVVKNKLPLPERDFVPESVEEQIICFADKFFSKSKDLKKEKSLDEIRKSMGRFGQKNINRFNEWCELFL; encoded by the coding sequence ATGGAACCACTGAAAATTATTGACCGTTACTACCGAAAAAATACTCAGGCATACCAAATTCTGGTCACTCACAGTCATTTGGTTACCGAAAAAGCGTTATGGATTGCCCAGCGTCATCCGGAACTCAATCCCGATTCGGATTTTATTGCCGAAGCCGGCATGCTGCACGATATCGGCATTATTAAAACCCATGCTCCCGATCTCGGATGCCACGGCGAACTTCCCTATTTGTGCCATGGTTATTTAGGGCGCGAAATACTGGAAACAGAAGGCCTGAACGACCATGCCCTGGTATGCGAACGTCACACCGGAGTGGGCATTACGGCAGAAGAAGTGGTAAAGAACAAACTCCCTCTGCCTGAACGTGATTTTGTTCCGGAATCGGTAGAAGAACAAATCATTTGCTTTGCCGATAAATTCTTCTCCAAAAGCAAGGACCTGAAAAAAGAAAAATCGCTCGACGAAATCAGAAAATCAATGGGGCGGTTCGGACAGAAAAATATTAACCGTTTTAACGAATGGTGCGAATTATTCCTGTAA
- a CDS encoding superoxide dismutase [Ni], translated as MKKLVFITLFALLAMFSGEAKAHCEIPCGIYGDSLRIQLLKEDIHTVEKSMQMVTQLSGETPVNYNQLVRWVTNKDEHATKIQDTATQYFMFQRIKLSDEPEQQKKNTKMLGLLHELCVYAMKAKQTTDLKYIGMMNDVVDKFAALYFEGAEHEHSH; from the coding sequence ATGAAAAAATTGGTGTTTATTACCCTATTCGCTCTTCTTGCTATGTTTTCGGGTGAGGCGAAGGCCCACTGTGAAATTCCCTGTGGAATTTATGGCGATTCGCTTCGTATTCAGCTGCTAAAAGAAGACATCCATACAGTGGAAAAAAGTATGCAAATGGTAACCCAATTATCAGGTGAAACTCCTGTTAATTATAACCAGTTGGTTCGTTGGGTAACCAATAAAGACGAGCATGCAACCAAAATACAGGATACCGCGACACAGTACTTTATGTTTCAGCGTATCAAGTTGAGCGACGAGCCTGAACAACAAAAGAAGAATACAAAAATGCTGGGACTACTGCACGAATTATGCGTGTATGCCATGAAGGCGAAGCAAACTACTGATTTGAAATACATCGGGATGATGAACGATGTAGTCGATAAATTTGCCGCTTTGTACTTCGAAGGGGCAGAGCACGAACATAGTCACTGA
- the dnaA gene encoding chromosomal replication initiator protein DnaA — MNNDHEKAWENCLRIIKDNVPAISFRTWFEPIVPVKLEENVLTIQVPSPFFYEYLEEQYIDILRKTLRKELGTGAKLEYSVVVDNNNTVNSKPYTVKLPTNNNKKIKNRPLSAPLTQEEKSIKNPFVIPGIQKLHIDPQLKMDNTFDNFVEGECNRLARSAGFAVAQNPGGTAFNPLMIYGNSGLGKTHLAQAIGIEVKERYPEKVVLYVNANKFQTQFAEATRNNNRNDFLHFYQMIDVLIIDDVQEFAGKEKTQETFFHIFNHLHQTGKQLILTSDKPPIELKGLEQRLLSRFKWGLTADLQIPDFETRMNILRKKIYKDGIDIPEEVLEYIASHINTNVRELEGALISLLAQATLNKKEITLDLAIKMVNKLVKNTRREISIDFITKVVCDYFGMPIDSLQAKTRKREIVQARQIAMFFSKSMTKSSLASIGSQIGGKDHATVLHACKTVSNLKDTDKNFRVYIDEIERKLKM; from the coding sequence ATGAACAACGACCATGAAAAGGCCTGGGAAAATTGCCTCAGGATTATTAAGGACAACGTTCCTGCCATTAGTTTTCGGACATGGTTTGAACCTATTGTTCCGGTAAAATTGGAAGAGAATGTATTGACGATTCAGGTACCGAGTCCGTTTTTTTACGAGTACCTCGAAGAGCAATACATTGACATTTTACGTAAGACCCTGCGAAAAGAGCTCGGGACTGGGGCCAAGTTGGAATACAGTGTTGTGGTGGATAACAACAATACTGTTAACAGCAAGCCTTATACCGTGAAGCTGCCGACAAACAACAACAAGAAGATTAAAAACCGGCCGCTTTCAGCTCCCCTCACGCAAGAGGAAAAATCTATCAAGAATCCGTTCGTGATTCCCGGCATCCAGAAGTTGCACATCGATCCGCAACTAAAAATGGATAATACCTTCGATAATTTTGTGGAAGGTGAATGCAACCGGCTGGCCAGGAGTGCCGGTTTCGCGGTAGCACAAAACCCGGGAGGAACAGCTTTCAATCCCCTGATGATTTACGGTAATTCGGGACTTGGGAAAACCCATTTAGCGCAAGCCATCGGGATTGAAGTAAAAGAGCGGTACCCCGAAAAAGTAGTGCTCTACGTAAATGCCAACAAATTCCAGACACAGTTTGCGGAAGCGACGCGGAACAATAACCGTAACGATTTCCTGCACTTCTATCAAATGATTGACGTATTGATTATTGATGACGTGCAGGAATTCGCCGGCAAGGAAAAGACACAGGAAACATTTTTCCACATCTTTAACCATCTGCATCAAACCGGAAAACAGCTTATCCTGACGTCGGATAAGCCGCCGATTGAACTGAAGGGACTGGAACAGCGTCTTTTGTCGCGATTCAAATGGGGATTGACTGCTGATTTGCAGATCCCCGATTTTGAGACCCGCATGAACATCTTGCGGAAGAAAATCTACAAAGACGGTATTGATATACCCGAAGAAGTCCTCGAGTACATTGCTTCGCATATCAATACCAACGTCCGTGAACTGGAGGGAGCCTTGATTTCGCTCCTCGCCCAGGCAACCCTGAACAAAAAAGAGATTACGCTCGATCTGGCCATCAAGATGGTGAACAAGCTGGTGAAAAATACCCGGCGCGAAATCTCCATCGATTTTATTACAAAGGTAGTGTGTGACTATTTTGGTATGCCAATCGACAGCTTACAGGCCAAAACACGGAAACGTGAAATTGTACAGGCCCGGCAGATTGCCATGTTCTTTTCGAAGAGCATGACCAAATCGTCGCTGGCGTCCATCGGTTCGCAAATTGGCGGAAAAGATCACGCGACCGTGCTACATGCCTGTAAAACGGTGAGTAATCTGAAAGATACGGACAAAAACTTCAGGGTATACATCGACGAAATTGAACGCAAGCTGAAGATGTAA